The genomic stretch TCAAAACAGAAAGAACAACTTTAAACGCATTAATCCATTACAGAAAATTCTTCTATCAAAATACTGATATTGATGTTACCCGAAACAACGATTTTGTGGTTGGAAACATCCTGTATAATCAGCAGCTTTTCAGAAACGGTATGCGTTTACAGGCATTCTATGAGTTGGGAAATGGGCAGGAAGCACAAAGGGAGTTTCAATATATTAAAGTAACCGATGGACAGGGAGTTTATAAATGGACCGATTACAACGGTGATGGTATTCAGCAGCTTGATGAATTTGAAATTGCTGAATATTCCGACTTAGCTCAATACATTAGGGTTTATACCAACTCTGTAAGATATATTCCTTCCAATAAAAACAAATTACAATTGGCTTTATTTGTAAATCCGGCCATTGTCTTTAACTCTGATAATGCCTTTTTAAAACGTTGGAATTTCAATATTTCATTAAATTCTCAAAACTCATTTTATAAAAAAGATAAAGTTTTGGTACTGAATCCATTTGAAAAAAACAGTGATCAGATCCTTAAAAATCAAAATATTTTAACCTCTGTACAGTTCAATCCAACCGATAAATCCGGATGGAACGGAAATTATCGATTTATTACAAATGATAACCTGATCAATGCTAATTTCAGTAACGAAGAACGCGAACAAACTTCCCACTTCCTGAATATTGGATACTGGTTCAATAAAGAATTCAGGGTAGACTGGGAAAACTCCGTTCACGATATCAAAAATTCTTCACAGCTATTTGTAACAAGGGATTATCGTTTAAATAATTTTGAAACCAAACCAAAAGCTACTTATAAATTTACAGATGCTCTTCAGGCAGAGCTTTCCTCTGCTTACCGTCAAAAAAAGAGAATTGATGGCGAAGAGTTATTAAAAGCATTTGATATTACAGGAACCATACAATGGGAATTCAGAAAAACTTCCATTCGTGGGAACTTTTCTTTCATCAACAATAATTTCAATGGTAATAACTTCAGTATTGTAGGAAACCAGATGCTTGATGGTCTCAAACCAGGAAAAAACCAGGTATGGAGTGTATTTATTCAACAGGCCCTTAATTCATTTATCCAATTGAACTTAAATTACGAAGGAAGAAACTCTGGTGAAAGAACAATTCACATTGGAAGCATGCAAGTAAAAGCAAGTTTCTAAATGATAAAAAAATACCCCCGATGATCATATCGGGGGTATTTTCTGATGATTATTAATTTTATTTTTTGATAATCTTAATGGATTCTGATCCTTTTTCTGCATTTACTTTTACAATATATACCCCAACCGACATCTTTCTCATGTCCACTGAAGCTTTCTCAGCATTCACTTCTTCTGCGATCAGTCTTTGCCCAGAAACATTATATATTTCAACATTCTTTATCTTGCCGTCATTGTTAATAGTAAGATAATCAACAACAGGATTGGGATAAATATTTATTTTCTTTTTAGTTACCTCATTTGCCGCCAGTATTTCTGCTGTAAATTCAAATGCCCCAAAATCTGGAGTTGTGGCATTTCTTGTATTGCCATCAGCATCTAAAGTTACCTCAGCAATCGGAGTTCCTTTATTGTCAAGAGCATTGTTTCCGGAAGTCGCCAGATGAAAATCTGTAGCAGACACAAATACGGGAAGCACATTCAGAGAGTTTGTATTCCCTCCAAAGCCAGTCTGAATATCTGCCAGAGTGGCTTTTGCAGCCCCTCCGATAAATCCTAAATTACTTCCTGAAGAAGAATAATTGTTATAATTGATATTGGAGAATACGGTATTGGCAGCATTGGAATAAATTACATATTTCTCACCTGCCTGGGTTTGTGAATTGACAAAAATATTATTTCTCAGGTCTATAGCACCGGGAGCAGTTACAGTGGAAGAAACATTAAATGCTGCAGGCCTTCCAGCCACATTTTGGCTCGTATTCATGACAACAGTATTGTAGTAAACCTTAAAGCCACCCCCATTATTTATAGCGATACCATTTCCGTTATCCACAGCAGTTCCTCCTCCATTATAACCATATCCGGATACTCCACTTATAATATTATTGTATATTAAAATATTGGAAGCAGCATTTGCTGAATTCACATAAATTCCTGCAGCTCCATATCCAAGTGTATTTGTACTTCTGACATCTGAAATTTTGTTGTTAAATACCTTACCATTCATAATATTGGCCCCAATTAAAATACCTGTGGCAAGACTAGTGGAGTTTGCCCCTAATACAACTCCGCTAATAGTATTTCCACTGATTTCAAAATTTTGAGAATTCTGTACAGCAATCCCTCTGAATAACAGCTTATCAGCAACTACCGTAGATCCGAAAACATTGTTTTTAACAATATGTCCTGTATCTGCCGTAGTCCCCCCTATAATAAAAATACCATTCTGAGCCCTTACGAAAGAGTTATTAATTGCAGTAAAATTATTATTAGGGACCTCCGCAGCCGCTAAAGTAGATCCGGATACAATAATGGCTCCAACGGTTCCCGAAGGAGAAGATCCGGCTACATTTGTATTCTTGATCGTAAAATTATCACTTCCATCTGTGGTGGTGCTGGTAACCATAATAACAGTAGGAGAAGTCCCCGTAATGGCAGTATAGGTATTGCTAATGGTAAGATTTCTGGAAGAAGTTCCGTTGTTGCTTCCGTCAATTGTTACATTATCCCCCCCATTTATCCTGATAATTCCTGTTGAATTTGAACCTGAAAT from Chryseobacterium indologenes encodes the following:
- a CDS encoding T9SS type A sorting domain-containing protein, with the protein product MRKILLCLLTSIAASQIDAQISLSATSGTTTGTYTTLMNAFEAINAGTHQGAITINITANVTETATAVLNVSGGVSNYTSILIKPAAGVDATISGSNSTGIIRINGGDNVTIDGSNNGTSSRNLTISNTYTAITGTSPTVIMVTSTTTDGSDNFTIKNTNVAGSSPSGTVGAIIVSGSTLAAAEVPNNNFTAINNSFVRAQNGIFIIGGTTADTGHIVKNNVFGSTVVADKLLFRGIAVQNSQNFEISGNTISGVVLGANSTSLATGILIGANIMNGKVFNNKISDVRSTNTLGYGAAGIYVNSANAASNILIYNNIISGVSGYGYNGGGTAVDNGNGIAINNGGGFKVYYNTVVMNTSQNVAGRPAAFNVSSTVTAPGAIDLRNNIFVNSQTQAGEKYVIYSNAANTVFSNINYNNYSSSGSNLGFIGGAAKATLADIQTGFGGNTNSLNVLPVFVSATDFHLATSGNNALDNKGTPIAEVTLDADGNTRNATTPDFGAFEFTAEILAANEVTKKKINIYPNPVVDYLTINNDGKIKNVEIYNVSGQRLIAEEVNAEKASVDMRKMSVGVYIVKVNAEKGSESIKIIKK